The genomic region tatctaaaaaagaaataaaacaatcccattcacaataacatcaaaaacaatgaactaataagaataaatttaaccaagatgAAAGATCCATACACTGAAAACAGAAAGACACTGATGAGAGTAACTGGCAAAGACCCAAATCAACAGAAAACTAGCCTTTCATGGATTGGGAAGAATTAATGCTAttaaaatggcttccctggtggctcaaacagtaaagaatctgcctgtgatgcaggagacccaatctcgatccctggattagaaagatcccctggagaacgacatggctacccactccagtattcttgctggagaattccagggacagaggagcctggtggactacagtccgtggggtcacaaagagtgagacacagctgagcaaccacAGACACACCCAAAGCCACCAGGTAGACTCAATACAAGTCCTATCAAAACTTCAATGGATtgttcacagaaatagaaaacacaacCCTACTGTTTGTCTGGAACCACAGAAAACCCCAAATGACCAAAGCAATCctcagaaagaagaacaaagctggaggcatcacatgTCTTGATTTCAAACTATTCTACAAAGCTATaggaatcaaaacagcatggtattggtataaaaatagacacatagaccAGTGGGACAAAATTGAGAGCCCCAAAATAAACCCCCACATGTATAAGtacaactaatatttgacaaggaaGTCAAGAATACTCGACGGAGAAATGGCATTGAGTGCCAATGAAGTGTCAAATTCACTTATAAGCTGCCCTGGTAACCATCAGTGAAGATTTTCTCATTGACTATCATTCACCTTTCCCCAGGAGTAATATTTACATAAGTGGTTTAACAGGATCCTAGAAAGGAGCCCCAAttctttcagaagaaaaacaaaagaccagTGATTAAAAATCTCATCACATTTACACTGGTTTCAAATTCCCCATTCATAGAAAGTGAAATCAGAGTAGAAATTGACAGTTTGACTAGATAAGTCAAGTAAATGGCTTCTGCCATCTTGGATTTCCCTCCACAGCAAGTAAGGTCATTCCGCATCATGATTAGGCAGTTCCGCATCATTCAAGGCAGTTCCTACCTAGTACCAATCACCTGATTATTACAGTGAAAGGCTCCAGGATATTTTAGTGGATTTAATTATAAACTAGCCAACAGAATTCAGTTTCCTATATCTCTATGTTGCAGTGCTTCATTCAAGCTAGAGGGGAAATATTTGCTTACAAGCATGTCTCAGTTTCAGAATTAGAGTCATGGGGAAAAAACTTCCATTTATTGTACTGATCCCCACAGAAGGTGATTCCTCAATGGAATGCaatccctgcagtgaaaaaaCTCCTGAAATTTACCCAATATTTCCCCTGGATTCTCTGTTTCCTTGACTCCAGCCACTTCAGAGGAGCTAATCTACTAAAACCTGGATGAGTCCTAAAGATTGAAAAGAGGAGGCACTCCAGGGGAAGCAAGGAAGCCACTGATACCACCTGGGGAGAGACAGAGTTTTAGAGTAACCCCTGAGAGGAAACATGGattaaacactgtttcatatGCTAAATGTCTTAgcaaacttagaaaacaaacctCTGGAGGCTCCAGGACGGAAGTAAGCCCAGTCAACCACATAAAAATGCCCTCACCTGGAGTTTTCCTCATCAGAGTCAATGAGGAGGACACGCTTTTATGTTCAGCTCTACCATACCCATATATCTCTTCAAACTGAGCCAGGAAATCCAACAGTGTTTGTAAAGAAAAAAGGACTAACTGTTCATGTTACAACCACTGATGTGATATACTGTAGAGTGCCTTTTACCTCATAAATCTGGTTAGTCATTATTCCTCTGTATCAGTATAGTGTAAACTTTCCGTATGTGAACATAGAACATTTTTGTTCATTGGATAAAAAGCCATGGACCCTTTATGAAGCCTATTTGTGAAATGAACAGTTAGCATAGATCATCTGCACCATTTTTtcctattgtattttttttcctattgtatgATTTTTATGATTATTAGAGACTATCTTTCTGAAAGCAATCTCACTTTCCAGGTAGTATACTCTTCCTTCAGAATGCCTGGGAAGACAGAATACCAAGTGAGGAGCATACAGAAGGAAGCTGTTTAATCAAGCTATTGTTCTCAAAGTAGTTGGACTGGTGAGTTGACTGGTTGGCTGGTTGGCCGGTTTCTTGTGTTggaaagaggagtatgaaaaaaCTGGCCCCTAAGTTTGTCCTCATGTAATGATTTTTGAATCCCCAAAGCATAAGAAATAGTGTGTGTATGGCATAAAATTGTGATATTCCATTCTAACACCCTAACTATTCCCAGCAAGTAATTTTGGAGACTTTGGAGGGTGGAGTTATGAAGAACTTAATTGAGTCAGTTTATTCCATCAacggtaaaaataaaaattgacaaCTCTAGACTTTTCTATTAAACTTCCCACTTTTTGACCATCCCACTGCTTATCTACATTTTCACCAAAAGCTGCAGGAAAAGTAATGTCGCGGCTAATAAATCTTATAGGGCACTGTGGCagaaaggatgaaatgagatgtgAAGTTGTCAAATCTAAGAGTGTTCCAAACTGTTGTTCACATTGAGCAGACATAGTTTGTTTTTTcggaaagaaaaacaggaagcacAGATCTCATGATTCTGGTTTAAATCTGTGAACTTGGATTTATCTCTGACCTATTACAGAGAAAGTGATTTATTTATGCTTTGTAAATAACAGTCTGGGAATCTTCTATCAAACACCTTATTCAGTGAAGATGGTAAACAAATACCTTTTGGATTCAACAATgattggaaaactggacagctttaGACTTGGATGCTCAAACTTCCTTTTAATGCTTCCTTAAAAACTACCAATGGAAAATTCCAAATCTTGATTCATAAGTATCATACATGATCTTCCTTTcaatttctctgttcttttttgcCTTTCAAATTTCTTTATCTCCTATTCCTAACAAAGTTAAGACTGGTGACTTCTAAtaacaaggcaggagacctgaatttaaTAAGAAAACTGAATGTTGAAACTATTATTTTTAGGtctcttgctgttcagtcaccaagtcatgtcagactcttcacaaccccatggactactgcacaccaggctttcttgtccctcaccatctcccagagtttgcccaagttcatgtccattgcattggtgaggccatccaaccatctcatcctctgtcgcccttaAGCCTCTTAGTGTTTTCTTAATATTAATCAATTACAAGATTACTCTGTTGTTTGAAATATAGAAAGATTTATACATTTTTGTACAATTTTTAAATGctgtacaatttttaaatgtacaatatttaaaatgcatatactGAAAAGTACATGCCtgtccaaatatttgaaaatgtcctCACTTTCTTTTCAGAGAACAAAATTAATTCTACCAGATAAAATTGCAGATAAAACCCTGTTTGATTGTAGATCCCTTTAGTTGTTTTTATCATCCAAAATACTAACTAAATAAACTAAACCTTTGTATTGAAAACACCATTTTCTTTATCTAGGTAGGATCTGAatataaaaagcaagatagtttatttttttatagtatGTGTAAAAAACGTGAACTTAAACGAAtagggatattttaaaaataatagcagaTATTTATGATATACTAGGTCTCTTGTACTTTTTTTAGGCATTACTCAAGTGGTTAGAGTGatattctaaaagaaaattttaaaggaatttagGAGTAGCCTCGAGTCTTGAATGTCATGATATCTGTCACAAATAACTCAGTTGATTAGGTTATTCTGAAAAGACAGTGTCCTGGAGTAATTTTTATCTCCATGTGTAAATCAGCTAATTCTGTTCTATCACCAAAGGCTTAGATCAACCTCCCCCTAACTGTCCTCAAAATATGACGTTGTTGTTTTGTAACAAGGTATGCTGAATAAGAGAAAGTGGATGAGTTTGTGCATGAATATCTATAGTCAACTTTAGAAAAAGGCCAAAATCAGAAAGAATTTTCTTAAggatcaaaataaaaaagaaagaaatttacacCGCTGGTTGTACAAACTGATGTGGATCTTTCTGCATTGGATTCTAACAAAATAATACTGAGATTTAGATCCATAGTCAATTCAAAATAAGGTGAGATTTATTCCCACTTCATTTCAAAATACCTCATATATTTTAGGGCAGGGCTCAAGTTCCCTTCAATAAAATTCTTAGGATATGTAGGAAGCAAAATAACTTGGGTTGCACTCATATCTTTCTTCTTTGTAGATTTAAGACCCATGAATAGGTCAGAAACACACATCGTGACTGAGTTTGTTCTCCTGGGATTCCCTGGTTGCTGGGAGATacagatttttctcttctcactATTTTTGGTGGTTTATGCCTTGACTTTGGTGGGGAATGGAGCCATTATCTGTGCAGTGAAATGGGACCCACGACTGTacacccccatgtactttctGTTGGGAAACTTTGCCTTCCTTGAAATCTGGTATGTTTCCTCCACTGTTCCTAACATGCTAGTCAACATTCTCTCCAAAACAAAGGCCATCTCATTTTCTGGCTGCTTCCTCcagttctatttcttcttttccctggGCACAGCTGAATGTCTTTTCTTAGCAGTAATGGCTTATGATCGGTACCAGGCCATCTGTCACCCACTGCACTACCCCATCATCATGACTCGGAGGCTCTGTGGAATGCTGGTATCTCTCTGCTGGCTCATTGGATTCCTTGGCTACCCAATCCCCATTTTTTTCATCTCCCAACTTCCCTTCTGTGGACCCAATATCATTGATCACTTCCTGTGTGATATGGATCCACTGATGGCTCTGTCCTGTGCTCCAGCCCCCattactgaatttattttctatactCAGAGCTCCCTTGTCCTCTTTTTCACTCTTATGTATATTCTTCGATCCTACACCCTGCTGCTCAGAGCTGTTTTTCAGATCCCTTCTACAGCTGGCCGGAGAAAGGCCTTCTCGACCTGTGGTTCTCATTTAACTGTGGTGTCTCTTTTCTATGGGACAGTCATGGTAATGTATGTGAGTCCTACGTATGGCATCTCAGCTTTGATGCAGAAGATCCTCACATTGGTATATTCAATAATGACTCCTTTGCTTAATCCCCTGATCTATAGTCTTCGCAATAAGGACATGAAACTTGCCCTGAGAAATGTCCTGTTTGGAAGGAGAATTAGTCAAAATTCATGAGCCAAAAATGTGTCATACTTCCAAGTTCTAATGAAGAATAAGGTGGAAATGTGTAAGTTCTTTCGGTAGTCTTATAGTCTTTACTCTGAGTAGTTAGAGGCCATTTTTTTCCCTGGAAATGTGCCTAGCTTAAATATCTATGCTGACTACTAAAACCTTAATTCACTGAACTTCAACATgcagtaaaaaatttttaaagactgtctttattggaattttaaaaatgggattgTTATATGAGGGAAAGTAGACACTGCTGAAAGATTTATCATAAGTTTTAGGACAAGTCAGGCTAATGACCTTTACCAAATGGTTAAAGGTACAGtgacttttttaactttttatttagttATAGTTAATATACAAAAAGACAGcacataatatattttaaaggtgctgtgaatttttttccttttggaaagagtatccttttttaaattaatccttttttaatttaattcttttgaaatatagttgatttacaatgttgtgttattttctggtgTGATTAAAGAGGTACCTTtaagcacagtgattcagttttcaaactcttttccatGTGGCTTATTACAGGATTACTAGAGCTCCTGTACTATTCAGTAGGACTTTATTGTTTATgtattctatatatagtagtttgtatcaaGGGACAGAGACTTTTAACAAAAAATCTTTCTATAATCTTTAAGAGACACCTCTTTCTTATACCTAGTCTAACAATCTTATCTAAATACACTTTCTCTCtattgaaagagagaaaaaaattctctCAACCAGAAGAAACTCTTTCTTAGAGATATAGTTCCTTTGTGGTAAGTTTGAAATACAATTTGAATATCTGCTAAATAATAATTTGTTGAATTTGCTTTTAACATTTCTGTTATTACACATACTACACTGTGGTTGTAGTAATTTATTTGCATGCACTTCCCCTTGAGggagctccttgaggacaggaaCTGCCTTTTTCAACACACAGTGTCAGACACAAAAAAAAGCCCCTGGAATCTGGGAGCTGGCCTGGCTCTCTCAGCCAGGCCATAGTGTAATCCTGTTGAACATAAAGAAGTTCCCAGACCACTCTAGAGTCATGTTGGAGCACAGACAAAATCAAGAATAGTCACAACCACAAAAAATGGCCAAATACCCTTTTCTTTAGGCTAACATGAATGGCTACTGTCTCTTTATCAGATAAAGCTTTAGCCCAAGTGCCTTCTAGATAGCCCTTAAGACATTCAATCATagaattttcttccattttctgacAGTACCCAGAGAAAATCTCTATTCCCTTCAAGCTCTCCCCAAAGTCAACAGCAAAAGCCCAAATCATATAATAAATCCTTTCTAATGTTTTTCTACAGAGATGTTCCATGTTCCTCACGGCATGTGTTCTCTCTCTTTGCAAAAAAACAATAAACCCATCTTTGTTCAACTACAGTTGTGTTCGTGAGGGCCATTGTTATTGGGAATCAATAGCAGTATAATACTTAGCATAGAAGAGCTCAAATATTTATCTCATTCTATTTAACAGGAATATTGTGTCCCATTATATGAACATATCacaatttatttacttaatttactCAATTTACTTAATTTACTCAATTAAGATACTTTATTATAGGCAATATTTTACAACTaaaacaatgctgcaataaatGTCCTTAAATAAAAGTCTCTATTCAATCACATAAGTATTCCTTAAATTAAAAGAAGGATTTATgggatataaattatttaattttttaattacataaaataCTGTTAAACTCTAGATACTTCTAAATTGTGTActacttttcaacaaatggttctggGACAACTTGATAtacacatggaaaagaatgaggTTGGACACCTACCTCACACCactgacaaaaattaactcagaatggatcaaagatctaaatgtaaaagataaaactacaaaactcttagaataAAACATAGACTTAAATCTTAGTGTCCTTAAATTATacagaattatatatttttaagatataataCCAAAAATAcaagcaataaaattaaaaatagataaattgaacttcatcaaagttttaaaattttatgctaCAAGGATATTATCAAGAGAGTAATgtcacagaatgggaaaaaatacctAACAAGAGTccagtatccagaatatattttttttttaaatacactcttacaactcaacaataagaacacaaataactcaattttttaaatgtgcaaaatATTTGAGTAGGCATTTCTTAGAAAAGGATATACAAATGGCTTgtaagcaaatgaaaagacactCTGTTAATCTCTAGGGAAAGATATATTAAAATCACAATAAGGTACCTCTTCATACCCACTACCATGGCTAAAATCAAAAAAACAGACAATGCCAAGTGCTGGACAGGATTTGGAAAAATTTGAACACTCACATGTTGCTagcagaaatgtaaaatggtgcagcagcTCTAGAAAACCATTGGCAGTTTCTCAAATAGTTAAACATAGAGTGGCCATATGATGCGACAAGTTCATTCAGAAGTATAAcccaagagaattaaaaacataTTCATACAAAACATGTATATGAATGTTCATGatagtattattcataataggcAAGAAGTAAAACAATCTAAACCTCCATCATCTGATGAATGgacaacaaaatgtggtatatacacacaatggaatatcattcaccCATTGTTAcatgaactttgaaaatattatgctaagtaaaataatcCAAACACAGGCCATATACTATAGgattcaatttatataaaatatccagaatgggcaaatctataaagacagaaagtagattagtagttTCTAAAgaccaggcagagggaagaatgGAAAATGACTGCTAATGGATACTCAGTTTCTTTGGGGCTGACAAAGATGTTCTATAATCAGATAGTGGTGGTGGTTGCAGAACATTGTGGATATACTAAAAATTAcactttaaaaggatgaattttatgCCATGTGAATTGTGTCTTGCTAAAACATTTGTTTGAGAGTGCTCATTTTCCCACAGCCTCCCCAACACTGGTTTTTATCATGGTTTCTCATTTGTTTGCCAATATGAGAGGTGAAACTAGTATTGTGTTCATTTTCCTTccttgcattttacatttagtgCCATAACAGCTtaggaaaataattatataagcATCAGTATATGCAGTAGACAGAAATTCATTCAAAAAGGAAGTTGCAGTTGACTGGTGGCTTGAAGATAGGAAGGAGAGGGGAACAAACATGTGCTGAGAGTCTTCCAGGTGTCTTTTACTGTGCTGTGGTCTCTACAtaaattgtctcatttaatccctgTGACACTGTTATAAGATACaagttatacccattttacaaaaTAAGACCCAAAGGATCTGTGTTAAGTATCTTTCTAAGCCTGCAGAGCAGAAGATGAGGTGAGGTTCTCTGAGTTTAAAGAGAAGCCTAAGCAAATGTGTGCAGTTGATAGAGGGTAGAGTAGTTAAGTGACTAGCCCGATGAAAGTTGAGGGTTCATCTTGGGGTCATATTACGAAGGGCATTGAATACCAAACAGGAAAGATATGTAGACACTGAGGAACAGAGAAAAAGGCTgatagaaaggaagagaaaatcagAACCCGAGATATCCTTCATGACCTAGGTATCCATGCCGTCCAAATCTGCCACCTCCTCTATTTCAACAAATCTCAACACCTCCATCTCCACACCACCTTTCAGTTGTTCTCAAGAAAAGAAGTAACTGATGTAAAATTACTGTTGAAACTCTTGAAGGATGAATTTATGGAACgttaatatttttcacccttttgtgTTGTCTTGGAGATACTTCTTAGATACTGGATGTACAATTTTTGAGGATGGAAAATTGTGGAAAAAGATAAAACCTGTCACAGTGAGAATTCTCATTGACTTATTCCTCCTTTGTCATTTCTCCACTTTAGCTTTCAAAATTCTCTAAAACCTTAGCCCTACAAAATTTCCTTTTTCCGTGGTCTTTTTGTGACTTCTTTTCCATAGCCATTTGTGTTTTGCTATCTTCTGGTGGTCATTGTACCTCCATTGTATGCCTAAGAATAAGACAAAAAAACTTCAACCCACCCAAGTATTACATGTGAAGGAGGATAATGGTTAGTTGAATCTTCTAGTTAATCAGAAAAATCCTTTTGACATTGAGTATTAAAATCCTTCTAAAATGTGTTTGCCCATTCTTAAACCTTGCTATGTTAAAAATTAATCTTTCACCATACAAGAACACAGCAAGTGTAACATGTTGGGACAGGCAGTGGCCAGGCAATCAGACCATAGGCAATCCAATCCCATTCTATCACCAGCTAGCTATGTGTTCTTACGTaaatcacttcacctctctggcctCAGCTCCTCTATCTATAAGAAAGCAAGGTGAGTGAACCTAGGGTGGCCTACACTGATTTTTCTCAATATATGACAAGTCTCATAGTACTTACTCTGTAAGAAGACACAGGTACATGAACAGTTTGCTTTAATTGAGTGTGTGTGAAGCGCTATCCTGGAGTAAACACAGGGCCCTATCAGAGCATATTATATCAGAGCCCTATCAGAGCATAAGACATACCCTGCATTCTCTTCATGGGTTTAATTAAAACACATAATTCCTTTCGCTTTCTTACTTTGACATAAGAACCCCACAAAACAGCCTGGTTTAGTGTCAAAGCATCAGTGTGTgctcagcagtgtccgactctttgtggccctgtggactgcgtacaccaggctcctctgtccatggaattttccaggcaaaatactggagtgggttgccatttcctcctgcaaggctcttcctgacccagggatcaaacctgcatcgcctgcattggcgggtggattctttaccactagtgccaccaggaaGTAGACCCAGATTAAGTCTGGATTTACCACCTATTATGTATGATTATGTATTTTGCATGAATTATGTATGACCTTATTCATCTTAAATCTCTCATATTGTTATATCCAACACGAGAGTAGGTATTCAGTCAACAGTTATGAATTTAATCAGGAACTGAGTCTAAGAGGAACCAGTAAGGTAGTAAAAGAGATTTCCTCTTTGTTTGCCAACTTATGAATTGGGCTACAGCAGTAGgctaactaaataaaaattatagtccTCCCTCTTAACTGTTCAACCACCTGGCAGAGCATAGGAAATGGCCCGCACCAAGAAAGGAGCACAGAGAGAAGCAGTGCTGGACAGGGTGAAAGACTGGTAGGCTGACACCCTAAGATTCCTTATCTCCTGGGAAGCATGATTTTTCCTGACCACACTGGTAAACCAGGTACTCTGCCATCTAGTGGGGCCATACCCTCAGATTCCAGCACTCTGGATCTACTTCTGCATTCATATGATGGAATTCTGGTTAACACCCTCTACAGCCATCCTGCCCTGACTGTGTAgccattttatttactttctctatccacataaacattcagttcagttcagttcagttcagttcagtcgctcagtcgtgtccaactctttgtgaccccatgaattgcagcacgccaggcctccctgtccctcaccaactcctggagcttactcaaactcatgcccatcgagtcggtgatgccatccaaccatctcatcctctgtcatccccttctcctcctgcccctaatccctcccagcatcagggtcttttccaataagtcaactcttcgcatgaggtggccaaagtattggagtttcagcttcagcatcagtccttatacATGAAAAAACATGCAACAAACTGATTTCTAAATATAAACAAGAATAAAAGTGTTCAGAGAATTACAATCAACAACAGAATAATGTTTGCTTATTCAAAATTTATTGAATGTGTACTACAAATAAACACCATGATAGGGTTAGGGACACATTCTATAAAGACAGAGAAGATATCACAATCTCTTGGGAgatgtatatataataatttacacATCACATATATTACATAGTGATATAATTATATACAGATGTTTGCTTTATCTAGAATGCAGTTCTCAATGAACACTGATGAAACCATAGACAGATTTCTGTGTCTTTCTTCGTCTTGTCTTAAGACATAGCCTTGTAAGCAAGTTTATCTGTAGG from Dama dama isolate Ldn47 chromosome 12, ASM3311817v1, whole genome shotgun sequence harbors:
- the LOC133067317 gene encoding olfactory receptor 11H4, translated to MNRSETHIVTEFVLLGFPGCWEIQIFLFSLFLVVYALTLVGNGAIICAVKWDPRLYTPMYFLLGNFAFLEIWYVSSTVPNMLVNILSKTKAISFSGCFLQFYFFFSLGTAECLFLAVMAYDRYQAICHPLHYPIIMTRRLCGMLVSLCWLIGFLGYPIPIFFISQLPFCGPNIIDHFLCDMDPLMALSCAPAPITEFIFYTQSSLVLFFTLMYILRSYTLLLRAVFQIPSTAGRRKAFSTCGSHLTVVSLFYGTVMVMYVSPTYGISALMQKILTLVYSIMTPLLNPLIYSLRNKDMKLALRNVLFGRRISQNS